The following is a genomic window from Candidatus Hydrogenedentota bacterium.
CCAGTCAACGGCCGTCAAGCTCGTCCGGGGCCGCGCAGGCTACACACACCAACACGTCATAGCACATCGAGTTTCTACTCCGGATTAAGGGGGCCGGTAGTGTTTCCCGGCGAGACCCCCTTCTCCCGGGACTGAAGCGGTAGCGCACGACAGACTGCCCAACCTGCAAGTCACCCTCGCAGTTTGTCGCCTCCATGCACGACCGCTTCAAGGGCGGCGTCGGTGGAGGGCGCCGCCCTTTTTGTTAACTTATTGTATTTAATGTCTTATGTGTGTCCTGCCGATAAAAAATATCGGGTTAAATTAACCCCAATACATAGCTGATTCCTTTCCTGAGTCAACAGCAACCATCGTCAATTCGCCAATCCTTCTTCTTCGAACCGATGCCGTATGGAAAGTCCCGAGAAGACTTATCGACATAGATCTGCGGAAAACTCAGGCTGGTGTGGATTAAGTTGGCACAGTAGCTACAAGTGCCCCCAAGAGCGTGGGGGACAGATTCAGTCAGATTCCGACCCCGGGCAGGGTAGAGTCGCCGAAGATTTGCGAGCAAATGCCTGGTCATTCGAATGAGGTTGGAATTCAATATCGCGCCAGAATCCAACAGAACGCGAATGGTATGGATGTCCCTTTGCGCCCCAGCAAACAGAAACCAGTGGAGTTGACAAGTTCATTCACAACCCATTTACATCTCTCGATTCGTCGATCCTTGCCGTTCATTAGTGAGTTTTAAAGAATTCTGTATCCGTTTTGCTTCGACTGTGTATAAGATGGGGCATGGCTACACTATCCAACGATTTGCGCGAACGAATTGTGGCGGCCTATGACCGAGGAGATGGCACCCGCCAGCAGATTGCGGAGCGGTATGACGTCTCGCTGGGGATGGTCAAGAAACTACTTCAACAACGGCGACTTACCGGTGACATCTCATCCCGGCACCGCTTTTCTGGCCGCAGGCCCACGATTACGGTGAAACATGAGCAGCTGCTCAGGCGCCTGGTTCGAGAGCACCCGGACATGACGCTGGTGGAATTGCGTAATGCCGCTGGACTTTCGTGTACACCGCAGGCAATTCACTACGCCCTGGAGCGGCTTGGCTTGCCACTAAAGAAAAGACGCTCTGTTCCTCGGAATTGAATCGGCCCGACATTCGAGTAAGTCGGGAAGACTGGTTCAAGGCCATAGGCCATGTGGCGCACCATCGCTTTCTATTTATCAACGAGTCTGGTGCGAAAACGAATATGACCCGTCGCTATGGCCGTGCACCGCGCGGTCAGCGCGCCTATGATCGCGTGCCGAGCGGCCGTTGGGAGACCACCACAATGATCGCGGCGATTGGCCGCAACGGTGCACAAGCGCCCTGGGTGCTTGATGGACCAATGTATGGGACGGCTTTTGCAGTATGGGTAGAGCAGGTCTTGGTTCCCACCTTGGTGCCCGGCGATAACGTGATCATGGACAGTCTTTCCGTCCACAAGAACGTGGCCGCGCGAACAGCCATTCAATCAGCTGGAGCCCCACAGTCTGGGATTTGCCGCCGTACAGTCCTGACCTGAACCTCATCGAAAAGATGTTGAGTAAAATCAAAACCTTCCTACGCAAGGCAAAGGCACGAACTCCAGAGACCTTGTGCCAGGCAAGCGGCAGCGCCTTCGAGCAAGTCACCAACAAAGACATCATGAATTTGTTTGCCTCGTGCGGCCATAATTTAATTTAAAATGCTTTGTATACTTGATCCCTTTGGTATGCGTCTTTGTGATCTTCTGAAAACAGATACATTGATAGATCTCAGCGTAAATGGACGGGTGGGTGTATCGCGCAACTATATGTCAGTGTATGCCGATATGAGGCGAGTCAAGCTGGCCGTATCTGATTATTCCAGTCGCGATTCATGCTACAATGGACCTGCTTTCAGGGGAGCACTTCAAAGTCAGAGGGCTTTGGGAGGGGAGTTTGGCTGGACACTCTCTGCTTCTGGTCACCGGTGCTGAAGCACTGACTGCTTCTTTGGCTGGTTTCAAGCAGGCCCGCGGCGGCGCCACTTCAACATTGGCTTGGGTGACTACGGGCGCATACACGCTGGCAGCCTTTCTCTGCCTATGGGCGATGCTGCGACGCGGTGCTCAGAGGGACGGGCGTTCCGGCAATTCCGCAATGCTGTGGCTAGCCTTTGGAATCGTCATGCTTGTCCTGGCGGCAATCAGGCAGTTGGACATGCTGGCGTGGCTGTGGCAACTGGGAAAGTCCTTCGCAAAGGCATACGGGTTGTATGAGGAACGTCGCGTCATACAAATCGCTCTGCTGGGGCTTGTCAGTGTGGCGGTCACAGGGGTCTTCCTATATATGTTGCGGGTGACCAGGGGCTGCGTCATCGAAGACACCATGGCCTTGTGTGGCATCCTTTTCATCCTTGGATTTGCATCCATCCGCGCCACCTCCCTGCATTATTTCGACATCGCGCTTGAGTGGCATGCGGGCGGTGTCACGTTAAGCTGGGCTTTGGAGAACAGCGGCATTCTTATGGTCATTGCTGCCGCACTACTGGCCATACGGCGTGTTCCTCCTGTCCACTATATTCAGTTTGACAAACCAGCCTATGGCGGCACGGGGACCAGTCAGGCGAGGCCAGGAAAGAAGATCATAGTCTTTCGCGATGTGGATGATTGATGATTGCCCGTTTGAGGGACTGCAGGATTATCGCAGAAGGATGAGGGAAACCGGCACCTAGAACCGTGGACTCTACTGCAACGAACGTAGGCTGACCGCCACCGGCACTTACGTCACTGCGCTCTCGGGGGTGTATGAGCATTTCGTCAGACGCAGCGCTCGCAGGTCACAGGATTCCGAATCGGTTACTGTGGGTAAATGACGCTGCAGACTTCGTTGGCGGGTGCGAACAATACATCTTCAACACCGTGCGTTTGCTTCGTGAGCGCGGTATTCGTTCAACCCTCCTATACGATTGCAGACACCCCCGTTTTTCCACAGATTTCGCCGTTGCGTTTGACCAGGCGTTCCCGCTTGTTAATGCCCAGGTACAAGTGCGCAGCATCAAGCCTGACGTCATATACATTCATCGCCTGTCAGACACGAGTGCGCTGCGCGAACTCAAGGAAACGGGTATCCCAACGGCGCGGTTTTTCCACGACTATCAGATATTCTGTCCGCGGGAGCACCGGTACAGCACGATTGGATTGCGCACCTGCCGTAAACCCATGGGAATGCGGTGCTATTTTCCCTGCCTGGGTTTCATAAACCGAAGCGAAAACGGAATTGGCATTCGAATGACCCCGGTTCGAATGCTGCTTGCGCAGATAAGTCAAAACAAGAAGCTAGATGCCTTCATTGTGGGTTCGCAATATATGGCAAAGCTCATTGCAGAGCACGGCTTTGAGTCACGACGTATTCATGTACTCCCTCTATACGTGCTTCCCCCGCAAGACGCGGTCGAGGCCACTAGAGAGTCCGACCTAATCCTGTTTGCCGGGCAGCTTATCCGCAGCAAAGGCTTGGATACCCTCCTCAGAGCCATGGCAGCAACGACGCGCCCGTGCAGGCTCGCAATCGCGGGACAGGGCAGGCAGGAGCATGTGTTTCGCGAAATGACCCGGAGACTTCATTTGGAGAGTCGCGTTTCCTTTCTCGGCAGAATCCCCCACGAAGAGCTTGCTCACTGGTATGCCAGGGCCGCCGCCGTTGTAGTCCCGAGCCGATATCCCGAAACGTTCGGTTTGGTCGGTCCCGAGGCAATGCGCTACGGCGCCGCGGTAATAGGGACCACCGTAGGTGCAATCGAGGAATGGCTGGAAGATGAGCTGACAGGGTTCGCAGTGCCGCCCAATGACCCCATCACCATGGCCTCTGCCATCGACCGCATCACCGCCGACCCCAATACGGCCATCACCATGGGCTCGGCCGGCAAGCGGCGCTGCGCGGAACGGTTCTGTCCACAGCGGCATATTGATTCGTTGCTGGCACTATTCGGCTCTTTAGTCGCGAGAGGAGGGGACTGTGCCTAACCCGTACGGCAGGTTTACCGTGTGTGGGTCTTCTGCCGTAGAGGAGCTGTTGACAGCGCTGGCGACGGATGCTGCACGGATGGCGGAGGCTGCCCTTTCCCCCAGCGAATACAGAGCTCTGGTCATCATAGGCGGATATGGGCGTGGTGAGGGAGGTGTGGAGATTGTGAGTGGCCAGGAGAGGCCTCACAACAATATCGACTTTTTGCTAATCGCCGAGACGTCGCGGCCTGCGAAAATAGCGGCCCTTCGCCACCGTCTCCTGGAAGCGTTTCAGCCGGTGATGCAGCAGTACGACCTGGAAATCGATTTGAGCGTAATCGGCATCTGGCAGCTCCGGTTCTCACCGACTCTTATCATCTGGTATGAAACCCGCTTCGGGCACAAGACAATTCTAGGCGACACGAACTTTGTTCCTTCATTAAGTCAATTCCGCCTGGATCGGATTCCGTGTCGTGACGCACTACGACTGCTTGTAAACAGGGGTACGCTGCTTGTCATCAACGACCAACTGCTTGACAAAAACACCGATCCTTCCTCGCAAAAACGGCGCATTACGCGCAATATCATGAAGGCCATTATCGGCTATGGCGATGCACTGCTCTTTGTACTCGGCGACTACGACTGGAGCTACGTTGAACGAAAGCGACGAATGAAGCTCCGGCACGAACTCCCGCCGGAATTCCGTCAGTGGTATGACCGGGCCGCAGAATTCCGATTCTGCCCCAACTATGAGTACTATGATTCCTGGGACCTCGCATCGTGGATGGAGAATCTGCGGGATATTCTCGAGCCCATCCATCGCCAATGTGAAGAAAAGCGACTTGGCCTCGACCATTTAGCGTGGGAGGAGTATCCTGCGCACGCCTCGGCCCATGCGCTGCTCGATGAGCCTATGTCTATCCGTGCATGGGCGCGTAAGTCGGCCAACTTCTGTAAGAAGGCGCAATGTCCACAAGACCTGGGCATCCGAGGGAGAATGGGATACCGTGCTCTAGGCGTCCGCGGACGCTATCCGATAGTGTTCCCGGCTATCGCTTACCGCATGAAGGAAGCCCGATTGCGGGAGTTTGCAGCGAAGGTGTTGAACTCTGATGACACCACCTACAAAGCCCTGCGAGAGGCCTATCTCAGATTCTGGTGCGAGGAGGTGGACATAAACGCGTACTCATCGCTTCGCATATGGCAGCCTCCGAACTTCCAGGAGAACGGGGTGTGAAAGCGAACGTCTGTGAGGTGAGTTCCGGATCACGATGCCGGCCTGCTGTATCTTCAAGAAGGTTCCACTATGGACACTAAAGCGCCTCGAGCCTCCGTCATCCTACGGACAAAGAACTGTGAGAGCCTTATTGGACAGACCCTGGCCGCACTGTTTTCCCAAGACTTCAGGGACTTCGAGTTAATCGTCGTCGATTCGGGTTCCACCGATCGGACGCTCGACATCGTTCGACGATATCCCAGCACTGTTGTTGGCATGAATCCCAAGGAGTATCTTTCTGGCCGCGCACTGAATCTAGGCGCCTCCCGCGCACAATCTGAATTGCTCGTGTTCATCAATTCGGACACCGTACCGTTGGTGCCCGATGCCCTCCGTCTTCTGCTATCCGCCTTGGACGACCCGGAGGTGCAGGCGGCATTCGGCCGCCAAGTACCCCGTCCCGATGCAAGAAGCTGGGTGCGGCACGAAGTGAACACCGCGTTTCCGGACCGTGAGGATGGCGTGACATTCCTGGTGCCTTTTGCTGCGCCCTTTTCCGTGATCCGAAAGAGCGCCTGGGAAGAGCATCCCTTCTTTGAGGAAGCATGGGGATCGGAGGACACGGAGTGGGGTC
Proteins encoded in this region:
- a CDS encoding IS630 transposase-related protein → MATLSNDLRERIVAAYDRGDGTRQQIAERYDVSLGMVKKLLQQRRLTGDISSRHRFSGRRPTITVKHEQLLRRLVREHPDMTLVELRNAAGLSCTPQAIHYALERLGLPLKKRRSVPRN
- a CDS encoding transposase, which translates into the protein MTRRYGRAPRGQRAYDRVPSGRWETTTMIAAIGRNGAQAPWVLDGPMYGTAFAVWVEQVLVPTLVPGDNVIMDSLSVHKNVAARTAIQSAGAPQSGICRRTVLT
- a CDS encoding glycosyltransferase family 4 protein, yielding MSISSDAALAGHRIPNRLLWVNDAADFVGGCEQYIFNTVRLLRERGIRSTLLYDCRHPRFSTDFAVAFDQAFPLVNAQVQVRSIKPDVIYIHRLSDTSALRELKETGIPTARFFHDYQIFCPREHRYSTIGLRTCRKPMGMRCYFPCLGFINRSENGIGIRMTPVRMLLAQISQNKKLDAFIVGSQYMAKLIAEHGFESRRIHVLPLYVLPPQDAVEATRESDLILFAGQLIRSKGLDTLLRAMAATTRPCRLAIAGQGRQEHVFREMTRRLHLESRVSFLGRIPHEELAHWYARAAAVVVPSRYPETFGLVGPEAMRYGAAVIGTTVGAIEEWLEDELTGFAVPPNDPITMASAIDRITADPNTAITMGSAGKRRCAERFCPQRHIDSLLALFGSLVARGGDCA
- a CDS encoding glycosyltransferase family 2 protein; protein product: MDTKAPRASVILRTKNCESLIGQTLAALFSQDFRDFELIVVDSGSTDRTLDIVRRYPSTVVGMNPKEYLSGRALNLGASRAQSELLVFINSDTVPLVPDALRLLLSALDDPEVQAAFGRQVPRPDARSWVRHEVNTAFPDREDGVTFLVPFAAPFSVIRKSAWEEHPFFEEAWGSEDTEWGHWARTNNRKVRYITEARVMHSHNHNLRQLYGRLFTEGEALALILGGQDTILSTCRKAVGSIARDCAHAIRCARPFDLPSIPIRRLVCHWAYYRGHKLGEHRRATGSRDSSIGQEVILKRYDG